A window of Diceros bicornis minor isolate mBicDic1 chromosome 21 unlocalized genomic scaffold, mDicBic1.mat.cur SUPER_21_unloc_1, whole genome shotgun sequence contains these coding sequences:
- the LOC131401878 gene encoding ral guanine nucleotide dissociation stimulator-like, producing MVEQLTMMDAELFQKVVPSQCLGFTWGKRNKPGNEHLTPTVQATVDHFRRVASLVIITCLGNASMMTQDRARECVIRKNFSTRTVISVLQKTSTNHLKNTWEEVSLDSSEKLKELYSQDESLRR from the exons atggtggagcagttgaccatgatggatgcg gagctcttccagaaggtggtgccctctcagtgcctgggcttcacctggggcaagaggaacaagcccggcaatgagcacctgacACCCACTgtccaggccaccgtcgaccacttcagaagggtggccagcctcgtcatcatcACCTGCCTCGGGAACGCGAGCATGATgacccaggacagggcgagg gagtgcgtgATCCGGAAGAACTTCTCAacccgcactgtcatctctgttctgcagaaaacctccacaaaccacttgaagaacacatgggaggaagtttccct ggacagctctgaaaaactgaaggagctctatagccaagacgagtccttgagaagataa